A segment of the Alistipes communis genome:
CGTCGCAGGCGTTTTCGGCGACCACGTCTACGACCTGAACATCTCCTCGACCAAATCGATGACGGGTCACCTGCTGGGTGCCACCGGCGCCATCGAGGCACTGGCCTGCATCCTCGCGCTCACCCGGGGCGTGGTACCGCCCACGATCAACGTGGAGGAGCTGGATCCGGAGATCGACGCCAAACTGAACCTCACGCTGGGCAAGGCACAACACCGCGATGTGAAGGCCGCGATGAGCAACACGTTCGGGTTCGGCGGTCACAACTCGACGATCATTTTCCGCAAGTTCTAACTTCCGGCGGAGGTGATCGATTTCCTGTTACGCCCCTGGCGGTGCAATTTCGGCCCCGACAAGGAGTTTTACCGCGCGATCGACGGGCTGTTCGGATTCGTTCCGCACAACATCGAACTTTACAAGCTGGCTTTGATTCACAAGTCAGCTTCTTTGGTTTTGGAGGACGGACGGCAGATCAACAACGAACGGCTCGAATATCTGGGCGACGCCGTGATCGAAGCCGTCACGTCGGACTACCTTTACATCGAATTCCCCGACCGCGACGAAGGATTCATGACCAAGCTCCGGTCGAAAATCGTTTCGCGCCAGTCGCTCAACGCGATCGCCCGCCAGATCGGTCTCGACCGTTACGTCATTCTCGACGGGAGCAGCAATACGCTGGCGCAGAAGCACATCTTCGGCGATGCGTTCGAAGCGATGATGGGTGCGATCTACCTCGATCAGGGATACAATTTCGTCAACCGGCTGCTCATCAACCGCCTCTTCCGCGAACACCTGTCGCTCGAAGAACTGACCGAGTCGGAGAACGATTTCAAGAGCCGGCTGATCGAGTGGTGCCAGAAAAACCACCACACGATCCGTTTCCGTACGACCCGGCAGGAG
Coding sequences within it:
- the rnc gene encoding ribonuclease III, which gives rise to MIDFLLRPWRCNFGPDKEFYRAIDGLFGFVPHNIELYKLALIHKSASLVLEDGRQINNERLEYLGDAVIEAVTSDYLYIEFPDRDEGFMTKLRSKIVSRQSLNAIARQIGLDRYVILDGSSNTLAQKHIFGDAFEAMMGAIYLDQGYNFVNRLLINRLFREHLSLEELTESENDFKSRLIEWCQKNHHTIRFRTTRQENSAANHPLFRSTALIDNMEVGHGSGESKKEAEQQAAYSVSQSFSDETCAALLDKVDRLRLGGESR